TGGTTCATAAGGCTCACGAACTGGTGCAAGCCACCTGGGTAGGTACGCCCCAACGCGTGGGCAGCGCGATTCTCGCTGGACATCAAAGCGAGGTGCATCAACTCACCCCGGCTCAGGGTGGTGCCCACTGCCAAGCGCGACCGACTTCCTTTGAGGGTATCCACGTCATCCTGGGTGATGGTGATCAATTCATCCATCGGCAGGTTGGCGTCGGCAATCACCAGACCCGTCATGAGTTTGGTCAACGAAGCGATGGGAAGCACCGCCGCGTCGTTCTTGCTGAACAGAACTTCGCGGGTGTCCTGATCAATCACCAGCGCCACGCTCGAGTTCAAGTCCAGCGGGTCCAGGCTGCTGCGCAGCCCCAGGCGCTCGCCCACGGACAGCCGGGCCGGCACGGACACACGGACCACGCTCGCTGGCCGGCTGTACGCGGCCGCCGTATACCGCCGGGACTTGCTGCTGGCCACGCGCAGCTTGCCGCCCTTTGACCTCGCCAGGGTGGTTGCCGACTTTTTGCGGGTGTTCTTGGCCAGTCGCTTGGAGCTCGGCGCGGTGCTGCGCTTGGCCTGGACAACCGACGTCTTCCGGGCATGGGTTTTGGCAACCGCCGTGTTTCTTTTGTCCGCGGACTTGGTGGCGACAGGCCTTTTGCCTTTTTCGCTCGAACGGGTCTGGGTGGCGGACTGCACCGACAGCGGAATGGCCAGCGCGGCGGTTAGAGCCAGGCAGGCGGTCGTTTGCAGGATTTTTCGGATGCGATTCGAGCAAAGGACCATGACGCCACTCCAGCAACAGATGTTGTGCTGGAGTGGAGTATAGACAACCCAAGAAAAACTAGCAATATCAAAAGCTTGCCTAAGTTTCTTCGATGATCGGTAGAACAGGTGCTACTTTCGGTATCAATTCAACTGTTCACGATACCAAGATTTGCAAGTCATTGATTTTAAAAGCTTTATCCTTGGGCTGCCACACGGTCCGCCTTGCTGTGCAATTTGTTGAGCGCACTCAGATAGGCCTTGGCCGACGCGACCACGATATCCGGGTCCGCCCCCACGCCATTGACGACCCGCCCGCTGTGTTGCAACCGCACGGTCACTTCCCCCTGGCTTTCGGTCGAACCACTCGTGATGGCATTGACCGAGTACAGCACCAGTTCGGCGCCGCTCTTGACATGGGTTTCAATGGCTTTCAATGAGGCATCCACCGGCCCGTTGCCGTCGGATTCACCGAGGAACTCCTTGCCCGCCACGGTAAACACCACGCGGGCATGGGGCCGCTCGCCGGTTTCACTGCGCTGCGAGAGCGACACCAGGCCGTACTGCTCCTTTTCGGTGGTCACACTCTCGTCACTGCACAGGGCGAGGATGTCTTCGTCGAAGATCTCGCTCTTGCGATCGGCCAGTTCCTTGAAGGCGGCAAATGCGGTGTTGATCTCGCTCTCGGACTCCATCTCGATGCCCAGGTCCTGCAAACGCTGCTTGAAGGCATTCCGACCGCTGAGCTTGCCCAACACAATCTTGTTCGCACTCCAGCCAACGTCTTCGGCCCGCATGATTTCATAGGTGTCTCGCGCCTTGAGCACGCCGTCCTGGTGGATGCCACTGGCATGGGCAAAGGCATTGGCTCCCACCACGGCCTTGTTGGGCTGCACCACGAAACCCGTGGTCTGGCTGACCATGCGGCTGGCAGGCACGATCTGCGTGGTATCAACGCCCACGTCGAGGTTGAAATAGTCGCGACGCGTGCGCACCGCCATCACGACTTCTTCCAGCGAACAGTTGCCGGCGCGCTCACCCAGGCCGTTGATGGTGCACTCCAC
This Hydrogenophaga taeniospiralis DNA region includes the following protein-coding sequences:
- a CDS encoding serine hydrolase, which gives rise to MVLCSNRIRKILQTTACLALTAALAIPLSVQSATQTRSSEKGKRPVATKSADKRNTAVAKTHARKTSVVQAKRSTAPSSKRLAKNTRKKSATTLARSKGGKLRVASSKSRRYTAAAYSRPASVVRVSVPARLSVGERLGLRSSLDPLDLNSSVALVIDQDTREVLFSKNDAAVLPIASLTKLMTGLVIADANLPMDELITITQDDVDTLKGSRSRLAVGTTLSRGELMHLALMSSENRAAHALGRTYPGGLHQFVSLMNQKAFELGMGDTRYVEPTGLSSLNQSSARDLATLVSVAYERPILRSLSTSPSYLVELGDRMLQFKNSNRLIRSPDWDIGLQKTGYISEAGRCLVMQAKVADRKLIMVFLDSAGKLDRAQDAERVRRWVEAQTPPSQAVLVRPQG
- a CDS encoding 2-isopropylmalate synthase; translation: MSDKLIIFDTTLRDGEQSPGASMTKDEKLRIARQLERLKVDVIEAGFAASSNGDFDCVQAIANTIKDSTVCSLARANDRDISRAAEALKGANRARIHTFIATSPLHMEKKLRMTPDQVFEQAKQSVRFARNLVDDIEFSPEDGYRSDMDFLCRVLEAVIKEGATTLNIPDTVGYAIPELYGDFIRTLRERVPNSDKAIWSVHCHNDLGMAVANSLAGVKIGGARQVECTINGLGERAGNCSLEEVVMAVRTRRDYFNLDVGVDTTQIVPASRMVSQTTGFVVQPNKAVVGANAFAHASGIHQDGVLKARDTYEIMRAEDVGWSANKIVLGKLSGRNAFKQRLQDLGIEMESESEINTAFAAFKELADRKSEIFDEDILALCSDESVTTEKEQYGLVSLSQRSETGERPHARVVFTVAGKEFLGESDGNGPVDASLKAIETHVKSGAELVLYSVNAITSGSTESQGEVTVRLQHSGRVVNGVGADPDIVVASAKAYLSALNKLHSKADRVAAQG